GAGGCACAAAAGTCTCGCAGCCGTAGATCACGCCCCAGAGGTTGACAGAAATCGCCGCTTTCCAGTCCTCGATTGACGTCGCGCCGATGCGGTTGCCGCCTGCACCGATTCCGGCGTTGTTGATGACGAGGCTCGCGGCCTTCCCGAACCAGTCTTCGCTCACATCAGCGAGGTTGCGGATCTGCTCAAGATCGGTGACGTCGCATGCGATGTCGAAGCCCTCGCCGCCAGCCTGCCTCACCAACTCTGCCGACTCTTTTGCGGTCACGGGATCTCTGTCAGCGCAAACCACGCGTCCGCCTCGGCGTGCAAGCTCAACGGCGAATGCGCGGCCGATACCGCTTCCTGCGCCCGTAACGACTGCATCGGCTCGGTGCGTTCTGCCTGGTGCGCCGCCGAATGGCAGCAATCTCATTCGTCTGCCTTTCGGGTCGCGACATTGACGTCTGCTGTGAGGGAACTCTCATCTGGGGGCACCAGCCACCATTGGTGTCGCATGCCACCAGTTTTGTCGTGGACCGAGCACCTTGTCAAGATGGAGAGGTGCGGTCGAGAAATAAGCGCTGGGGTGGTCGGACCGGGGCCGAGCGTCGTGCAGAACGACGGCAGCAATTGATCGAGGCCGCAACCGAGATTTGGAGTGAGAGCGGTTGGGCCGCGGTCACTATGCGCGGAGTATGCGCCCGCACAGGGCTCAACGATCGATACTTCTACGAGGACTTCAAGACGCGCGATGAGCTGCTCGTTGCCGCGTGGGATGGCGTCCGCTACGACATGCTCGGCGAGGTCGCCGCGCTCTTCAACGAGCGTGCGAATCGGCCGCCGATCGAAACAATCACCGCAGCGATCACCATCGTGGTCGACCGGATCGCACGCGATCCCGGCCGAGCACACATCCTCCTCGCTCAGCACGTAGGTAGCTCACCGCTGCAAGACCGCCGCGCCGTGGCGCTACAGGAAGCAACGCAGTTAGTCGTTGAGGCAAGCCGGCCACACCTCCGACAAGATGCCGACGAGATAGCCCTTCGCATGGACACTCTGATCGCTGTCGGGGGGTTCGTCGAAGTCATCACCGCCTGGCACTCGGGTTTGCTCGCGGTGACCGAGAAGGAAGTGGTCGCGCACACTAGCAGACTTGCTGAAACCCTGGCTCAACGCTATGTCGTCAGCGACTGATCGAGGCTCACAACAGGGCCAGCCAGCCCCGTGGCGATCGCTGCGAACCGCATTTGCGGGTCCGACCGCCGTCTCGCCCGGCTACCAAGCACC
This window of the Mycolicibacterium chubuense NBB4 genome carries:
- a CDS encoding TetR/AcrR family transcriptional regulator, whose product is MIEAATEIWSESGWAAVTMRGVCARTGLNDRYFYEDFKTRDELLVAAWDGVRYDMLGEVAALFNERANRPPIETITAAITIVVDRIARDPGRAHILLAQHVGSSPLQDRRAVALQEATQLVVEASRPHLRQDADEIALRMDTLIAVGGFVEVITAWHSGLLAVTEKEVVAHTSRLAETLAQRYVVSD